In a single window of the Leptospira barantonii genome:
- a CDS encoding AAA family ATPase: MKLSTETYLLSPALEEAILLAEVTSRPLLLKGEPGTGKSLLAEYLADQRKLPLYTWHIKSITQAKEGLYFYDAVSRLNDSRFSEDSEKVKNIENYIRLGALGEAFDLDKKSIVLIDEIDKADIEFPNDLLLELDRMEFFIPEISKRIQAKHRPLTIITSNNEKELPAAFLRRCIFHYIEFPDPEFMKKIILSHYPGVGHTLLIKALEMFYLIRRMDDLKKKPGTSELLDWIQILVHQGAVLKEEVRIPFLGALIKNEEDLRLFRN, encoded by the coding sequence TATCCACTGAAACGTATCTATTGTCTCCCGCTTTGGAAGAAGCGATCCTTCTTGCAGAGGTGACTTCTCGTCCCTTACTCTTGAAGGGAGAACCCGGAACCGGAAAATCTCTCTTAGCCGAATATCTTGCGGATCAAAGAAAACTTCCTCTTTACACTTGGCATATCAAGTCGATCACACAAGCCAAGGAAGGTTTGTATTTTTACGACGCGGTTTCCAGACTCAATGATTCCCGTTTTTCGGAGGATTCCGAAAAGGTAAAGAATATAGAAAATTATATCCGGCTCGGTGCGCTCGGAGAAGCGTTCGATCTGGATAAAAAGTCGATCGTGCTCATAGACGAAATCGACAAGGCCGACATAGAATTTCCGAACGATCTTCTTTTGGAATTGGATCGGATGGAATTTTTTATTCCCGAAATTTCGAAACGGATTCAGGCAAAACATCGTCCACTTACGATCATCACCTCGAACAACGAAAAGGAATTGCCCGCGGCATTCTTAAGAAGATGCATTTTTCATTATATAGAATTTCCCGATCCGGAATTTATGAAAAAGATCATCCTTTCTCATTATCCGGGAGTGGGTCATACACTTTTGATCAAAGCGCTCGAGATGTTTTATCTCATACGAAGAATGGACGATCTGAAAAAGAAACCCGGCACGAGCGAACTGTTGGATTGGATTCAGATATTGGTGCACCAAGGGGCGGTTTTGAAAGAAGAGGTTAGAATTCCTTTCTTAGGCGCCTTGATCAAAAACGAAGAGGATCTGAGATTATTCAGAAATTAG
- a CDS encoding VWA containing CoxE family protein, translated as MFIPFFYRLKSEGVPVTTGEFLDFLKVVDHYTTHKKAWIDLNELYRFSRACMVKDIKYFDAFDLVFSEIFGEKGALKPEFKQELLDWLNQIFDNPNKLPPSLIPPEELLEELKKRLEEQKGEHHGGRKWVGTGGSSPFGHGGQNPEGVRVGGEGGNRSAVFQALERRYKEYRTDEQLDVRQIKTALKKLRNLRKEGVSEFHLPKTIDSTCRNAGDIQIEFERSRKNGLKVLLLMDTGGSMTSHAERVNKLFSASHQINHFKEFHYYYFHNIIYDAVYPKANMRTPMSLQRIFKKHSEDTKLILIGDAYMAPYELLDSTYGYYHSRFRTDFRLPENPESGLDSLKRIRRHFKDSIWLNPEPMKYWDAPTIREIGDQIPMYFLSLDGLERGIRKLLNSF; from the coding sequence ATGTTTATACCTTTCTTTTACAGGCTGAAGAGCGAAGGAGTTCCGGTGACAACCGGAGAATTTCTCGACTTTTTGAAAGTTGTGGATCATTACACCACACACAAAAAGGCATGGATCGATCTGAACGAATTGTATCGTTTTTCAAGAGCCTGTATGGTAAAAGACATCAAATATTTCGACGCGTTCGATCTTGTGTTCTCCGAGATATTCGGGGAAAAAGGCGCGTTAAAACCCGAGTTTAAACAGGAACTTTTGGATTGGTTGAATCAAATATTCGATAATCCTAATAAACTTCCCCCTTCTTTGATTCCTCCGGAGGAACTTTTAGAGGAACTCAAAAAAAGACTCGAGGAACAGAAAGGGGAACATCACGGCGGACGCAAATGGGTCGGAACCGGAGGAAGTTCTCCCTTTGGACACGGGGGTCAAAACCCGGAAGGAGTTCGGGTCGGCGGAGAGGGTGGAAACCGTTCCGCGGTGTTTCAAGCATTAGAAAGACGTTATAAAGAATACAGAACCGACGAACAACTCGATGTGCGTCAGATCAAAACCGCGCTCAAAAAACTCAGGAATCTTAGAAAGGAAGGTGTTTCCGAATTTCATCTTCCGAAAACGATCGATTCCACCTGTAGAAACGCGGGTGATATTCAGATCGAGTTTGAAAGATCCAGAAAGAACGGACTCAAGGTTCTATTGCTCATGGATACGGGAGGGAGTATGACCTCCCACGCGGAACGGGTCAATAAACTCTTTTCCGCGAGTCATCAGATCAATCACTTTAAGGAATTTCATTACTATTACTTTCACAACATCATCTATGACGCAGTGTATCCCAAAGCGAATATGAGAACACCGATGTCTCTGCAAAGAATTTTCAAAAAACACAGTGAAGATACGAAACTCATTCTCATCGGAGACGCGTATATGGCTCCGTACGAACTACTCGATTCCACATACGGATATTATCACAGTCGATTTAGAACGGACTTTCGACTTCCCGAAAATCCGGAATCGGGCTTGGATTCTTTAAAACGAATTCGAAGACATTTTAAGGATTCGATCTGGTTGAATCCGGAACCGATGAAATATTGGGACGCGCCTACGATCCGTGAAATCGGAGATCAGATTCCCATGTATTTTTTATCCTTGGACGGATTGGAAAGAGGAATCCGAAAACTTCTCAATTCTTTTTAG
- a CDS encoding ketopantoate reductase family protein, translating into MFRILVLGSGAIAGLYAGKLAQAGCSLDFWVRRNSLELKKNGFRIESQPWGDFKYGAEDVFETVPENLKKYDLILNCLKCLPEVRLETILGKQIPDQVPILLLQNGIGIEEPVENLYPKNEILSGLAFVCANRLDNGKILHLDYGELTIGSWNRKNSSVAKKIADLFNGVGVPTQITETIRQARWKKLMWNAPFNPISVLSGGKNTFEILAQPFGRKLVIEIMKEVQKLSTLDGAEVPETQIPTFITMTETMKPYKTSMLLDFESGRPMEIEAILGNTIRIAEKNGLEIPHIQTLYSLLKLKENS; encoded by the coding sequence TTGTTTCGAATATTGGTTTTAGGTTCCGGAGCGATCGCCGGACTGTACGCGGGCAAACTTGCACAAGCGGGTTGCAGTTTGGATTTTTGGGTCCGTAGAAATTCCTTAGAGTTGAAAAAGAACGGATTTCGGATCGAAAGCCAACCCTGGGGCGATTTCAAATACGGAGCCGAAGACGTTTTTGAAACGGTACCCGAGAATTTAAAAAAATACGATCTCATTCTAAACTGTTTGAAATGTCTTCCCGAGGTTCGTTTGGAAACGATCTTAGGAAAACAAATTCCGGATCAAGTTCCGATCTTACTTTTACAAAACGGAATCGGCATCGAAGAACCGGTTGAGAATTTGTATCCGAAGAACGAAATCCTAAGCGGACTTGCGTTCGTCTGTGCGAACCGTTTGGACAACGGGAAAATTCTTCATTTGGATTACGGAGAGTTGACGATCGGTTCTTGGAATCGAAAGAATTCTTCCGTTGCGAAAAAGATCGCGGATCTTTTCAACGGGGTGGGAGTTCCCACACAAATTACGGAAACGATCCGACAAGCCCGTTGGAAAAAATTGATGTGGAACGCTCCCTTCAATCCGATCAGCGTTCTTTCCGGCGGCAAAAACACTTTCGAAATTTTAGCGCAACCGTTCGGACGCAAACTCGTGATCGAAATTATGAAAGAGGTCCAAAAACTTTCCACGTTGGACGGGGCCGAGGTTCCCGAAACTCAGATCCCTACTTTTATCACGATGACGGAAACGATGAAACCTTACAAAACGAGTATGCTTTTGGATTTTGAATCGGGAAGGCCCATGGAAATTGAGGCGATTCTCGGGAACACGATCCGTATCGCCGAAAAAAACGGTTTAGAAATTCCTCATATTCAAACCTTATATTCTCTTTTGAAGCTGAAGGAAAATTCGTAA
- a CDS encoding SprT-like domain-containing protein yields the protein MEESSVEPYIQNRIFDFLKLSGGKILSGKKIGVKFFPYSNLGSSIRISSGKLEFKIHSSYLKAEPQELQAVIDLLLYKLLKKPVPENLDATIRKFYESQNDRKNRADKNRKRIERSPLQNAGLRAILERLNDSYLKIDLGDLEIFWGKSKSKTRLGHYDPVHRMIVINPILSLEYVPDFVLEYIVFHELLHVYFPVTRKRGRNVIHGTEFKNFEKKFPDYKKANVWLKSKFHQTMILHT from the coding sequence ATCGAAGAATCCTCCGTGGAACCGTATATTCAAAATAGAATATTCGATTTTCTGAAACTCTCCGGAGGTAAAATTCTCTCCGGTAAAAAGATCGGTGTGAAGTTTTTTCCCTATTCGAACTTAGGAAGTTCCATCCGGATTTCCTCCGGCAAATTGGAGTTTAAAATCCATTCTTCCTACTTAAAAGCGGAACCGCAAGAATTGCAAGCCGTGATCGATTTGCTTTTATACAAACTTTTGAAAAAACCCGTTCCGGAAAATCTGGACGCGACGATCCGAAAATTCTACGAAAGTCAAAACGACCGAAAGAATCGAGCCGACAAAAACCGAAAGAGAATCGAACGTTCTCCCCTTCAAAACGCGGGGCTTCGAGCAATTCTGGAAAGGCTGAATGATTCTTACCTGAAAATCGATCTGGGCGATCTGGAAATTTTTTGGGGAAAGTCGAAATCAAAAACGAGACTCGGTCACTACGATCCGGTTCATAGAATGATCGTGATCAATCCGATCCTATCCCTTGAGTATGTTCCCGACTTTGTTTTGGAATATATCGTCTTTCATGAATTGCTCCACGTTTATTTTCCGGTTACGAGAAAACGGGGAAGAAACGTCATTCACGGGACGGAATTCAAAAACTTTGAAAAGAAATTTCCGGATTACAAAAAAGCGAACGTTTGGTTGAAGTCCAAATTCCATCAAACGATGATTTTACATACTTGA
- a CDS encoding ATP-dependent helicase, with protein sequence MSWKEELNPAQLEAVLTQEGPVLVLAGAGTGKTKTIVSRLAHLVSSGIPASSILLLTFTRKAAREMILRASSIGDSKCADVQGGTFHSFCSGVLRKFGPVLGISSDFTILDEADSLDVFQFLRNEKDFGKTKSRFPSNETLVSIHGEIQNTGKTLQSILEKDYPQFIQRFDDINTIFEDFRIYKNERSLLDYDDLLYFTKDLLSKHPGVRNTLSQKYRFVMVDEFQDTNKIQAHIACLLASEHSNLMVVGDDAQCIYTFRGASVRGILDFPKIFANTKTVFLEKNYRSTPAILNLANAVLHNFAEKYDKYLFTDNENGPVPAVLQFTDELEEAEGIADILLQKKEEGISFHKMCVLFRAGWNSNQLELVLAKRNIPFVKFGGRKFIETAHIKDLLSFLKILLNPLDSVSWIRVLKLIPGIGNAKSNDLLEKIRISSGSFEVLSEETGGAIGKYLSPLLNLYRKHKETDAEVKNVTADFIDYYRVLLEKNYDDYKRRSEDLDSVLGFALKYDSLSAFLSDLTMDHASLSLDKIKPDNSESDQLNLSTVHSAKGLEFDVVFVLNATEGVFPSNKNTDTEEERRLFYVAITRARKELFLTRPSLAQSRSGPYYTKLSRFLSEIQSPEKVYELKLISGKSASKDSFAAQGSPSKTANDSFSRIQDYFGN encoded by the coding sequence ATGTCCTGGAAGGAAGAATTAAATCCAGCTCAATTAGAAGCGGTCCTTACCCAGGAGGGACCGGTGCTCGTTTTAGCGGGCGCCGGAACCGGAAAAACCAAAACCATCGTCAGCCGTTTGGCTCATCTCGTTTCCTCTGGAATTCCAGCCTCTTCCATTCTACTTTTAACGTTTACGCGCAAAGCCGCAAGAGAAATGATTTTGCGGGCCTCTTCGATCGGAGATTCCAAATGTGCGGATGTACAAGGTGGAACCTTTCATTCCTTTTGTAGTGGAGTGCTCCGAAAATTCGGTCCGGTTCTCGGGATTTCCTCGGACTTTACGATTCTGGACGAAGCGGACTCTTTGGACGTCTTTCAATTTCTAAGAAACGAAAAAGATTTCGGGAAAACAAAATCCAGATTTCCCTCCAACGAAACGTTAGTTTCCATTCACGGAGAAATTCAAAATACCGGAAAAACTCTACAATCCATATTAGAAAAAGATTATCCTCAGTTTATCCAAAGGTTCGACGATATAAACACGATCTTCGAGGATTTTAGAATCTACAAAAACGAACGTTCCCTTCTCGATTACGACGATCTTCTTTATTTTACGAAAGATCTACTTTCCAAACATCCGGGAGTTCGAAACACACTTTCCCAAAAATACAGATTCGTGATGGTGGACGAGTTTCAGGACACGAATAAGATCCAGGCTCATATCGCGTGTCTTCTTGCTTCCGAACATTCCAACCTAATGGTGGTCGGAGACGACGCTCAATGTATCTATACGTTTCGAGGCGCGTCGGTTCGTGGGATATTAGATTTCCCTAAAATATTTGCAAATACTAAGACCGTCTTTTTGGAAAAGAATTACAGAAGTACACCCGCGATTTTAAATCTTGCGAACGCGGTTCTTCATAACTTCGCGGAAAAATACGATAAATATCTTTTTACGGATAACGAAAACGGTCCCGTCCCCGCGGTTCTTCAGTTTACGGACGAGCTCGAGGAAGCGGAAGGAATTGCGGATATTCTTTTGCAAAAAAAAGAGGAAGGTATTTCGTTTCATAAAATGTGCGTCCTTTTCCGAGCCGGATGGAATTCGAATCAGCTAGAACTCGTTTTAGCAAAACGGAATATTCCATTCGTGAAATTCGGCGGAAGAAAATTCATAGAAACCGCGCATATCAAGGACCTGCTTTCTTTTTTAAAAATTCTTTTGAATCCATTGGATTCGGTTTCTTGGATTCGAGTTCTAAAGCTGATTCCCGGAATCGGAAACGCAAAATCGAATGATCTTTTGGAGAAAATTCGGATAAGTTCGGGTTCTTTCGAAGTTCTTTCCGAGGAAACCGGAGGTGCGATCGGAAAATATCTTTCTCCCCTTCTCAACCTCTATCGGAAACACAAGGAAACAGACGCCGAAGTCAAGAATGTAACCGCGGACTTTATCGATTACTATCGTGTTCTTTTGGAAAAAAATTACGACGATTACAAACGAAGATCCGAAGACTTGGATTCCGTTTTGGGATTCGCTCTAAAATACGATTCTTTAAGCGCTTTCTTATCGGATCTTACGATGGATCATGCTTCCTTAAGTTTGGACAAGATCAAACCGGACAATTCCGAATCGGATCAACTCAATCTTTCTACGGTTCATTCGGCAAAAGGACTCGAGTTCGACGTCGTTTTCGTCTTAAACGCGACCGAAGGGGTTTTTCCATCGAATAAAAACACGGATACGGAAGAAGAAAGAAGACTATTTTATGTGGCGATCACAAGAGCCAGAAAGGAGTTGTTTCTAACCAGGCCTTCTCTTGCGCAGTCCAGATCCGGTCCGTATTATACGAAACTTTCCCGATTTTTGAGCGAGATACAATCCCCCGAAAAAGTATATGAGCTAAAACTAATATCGGGCAAATCCGCATCCAAGGATTCTTTCGCGGCACAGGGATCTCCCTCTAAAACCGCGAACGATTCCTTTTCCAGAATCCAGGATTATTTCGGAAATTGA